One window from the genome of Phycisphaerae bacterium encodes:
- a CDS encoding AraC family transcriptional regulator produces the protein MDIEACEFIALGDHQPSGRRWYIKPHSHPQVHELIVVHEGSQHVRIGGHVIRAEEGDALLYRRNVVHEEWSEGRLHTSFIAFRWPELPNQLPTRWHDAGGRIRMVCDWILSLRKRPGPWPEAQARLLFRAAMAHAVELCLHPPSGLIERTRDYIADHIARPIRLEDLAANVGLSKYHFVRRYRALTGQTPMQALRLQRVHLARDLILTTSLPIKAVADKTGLADAYHLCRVFRKCLNLTPGQIRKQAASRNIDHA, from the coding sequence ATGGATATCGAGGCCTGCGAGTTCATCGCGTTGGGTGACCATCAGCCCTCCGGCCGGCGATGGTACATCAAACCGCACAGCCACCCGCAGGTGCACGAGCTGATCGTCGTGCACGAGGGCTCGCAACACGTGCGAATCGGCGGCCACGTGATCCGCGCCGAGGAGGGTGACGCGCTGCTCTACCGTCGGAACGTCGTCCACGAGGAATGGAGCGAGGGACGACTCCATACGTCGTTCATCGCCTTTCGCTGGCCCGAGCTGCCCAACCAACTGCCAACTCGATGGCACGACGCCGGCGGCAGAATCCGCATGGTATGCGATTGGATCCTCTCCCTGCGCAAACGACCCGGCCCATGGCCCGAAGCTCAGGCCCGCCTGCTCTTCCGAGCCGCGATGGCCCACGCGGTCGAACTGTGCCTCCATCCGCCGTCGGGTCTGATCGAACGGACACGCGACTACATCGCCGACCATATCGCCCGACCCATCCGACTCGAGGACCTGGCCGCCAACGTCGGCCTCAGCAAGTACCATTTCGTCCGGCGATACCGCGCCTTGACCGGACAAACCCCCATGCAGGCCCTGCGCCTCCAGCGGGTCCACCTCGCACGCGACCTGATCCTCACCACCAGCCTGCCCATCAAAGCCGTCGCCGACAAGACCGGCCTGGCAGATGCCTACCATCTCTGCCGAGTCTTCCGCAAATGCCTCAATCTCACCCCGGGACAGATCCGCAAACAGGCCGCCAGCCGAAACATCGATCACGCCTGA
- a CDS encoding Gfo/Idh/MocA family oxidoreductase, whose protein sequence is MRERVRIGFVGVGSMGQMAHLRNYVTNDECEVVAIAEVRRPTAELVAERYGVPKVYSSYREMTDAERLDGVVAIMNFTLHAGLLPDLYPRAANVITEKPLAASPEAGRKLADAAAKAGCTHMVAYHKRSDPATQYAKSVIDQWKASGELGKLKYIRITMPSGDWVANGMIGRLDGGGELPPLEKEPPMNLPEEVQRKYVAFVNYYIHQVNLMRHFLGEPYKARFVDKSDVILTVESASGVCGVIEMTPYQTTLEWEEQALIAFEKGYIKLKLPAPLAVNRPGAVEIYRDPAKGTTPERITPTLPWVHAMRQQAINFVKVCKGEMAPPCDAAEALEDLKVAREYLDLWSRR, encoded by the coding sequence ATGCGCGAACGGGTACGGATCGGTTTTGTCGGGGTCGGCAGCATGGGGCAGATGGCCCATCTGAGGAACTACGTGACGAACGACGAGTGCGAGGTCGTGGCGATCGCCGAGGTGCGGCGGCCGACGGCCGAGCTGGTCGCCGAACGGTACGGCGTGCCGAAGGTCTATTCCTCCTACCGGGAGATGACCGACGCCGAGCGTCTCGACGGGGTCGTGGCGATCATGAACTTCACTCTGCACGCCGGGCTGCTTCCCGATCTGTATCCTCGGGCTGCCAATGTGATCACGGAAAAGCCGCTCGCCGCGTCGCCGGAGGCCGGGCGGAAGCTCGCGGACGCCGCCGCGAAGGCCGGGTGCACGCACATGGTGGCCTACCACAAGCGGTCGGACCCGGCCACGCAGTACGCCAAATCCGTGATCGATCAGTGGAAGGCCTCGGGCGAACTGGGCAAGCTCAAGTACATCCGGATCACCATGCCTTCGGGCGATTGGGTGGCCAACGGCATGATCGGGCGGCTTGACGGCGGCGGCGAGCTGCCTCCGCTGGAGAAGGAACCGCCCATGAACCTGCCCGAGGAGGTCCAACGCAAATACGTGGCCTTTGTGAACTACTACATCCATCAGGTCAACCTCATGCGCCATTTTCTGGGCGAACCGTACAAGGCGAGGTTCGTCGACAAGTCGGATGTCATCCTGACGGTCGAGAGTGCTTCGGGCGTTTGCGGGGTCATCGAGATGACGCCGTACCAGACGACGCTCGAATGGGAGGAACAGGCGCTGATCGCCTTCGAGAAGGGGTACATCAAGCTCAAGCTCCCGGCCCCGCTGGCCGTCAATCGCCCGGGCGCCGTGGAGATCTACCGCGACCCGGCCAAAGGCACAACGCCCGAGCGGATCACGCCGACGCTTCCGTGGGTCCACGCGATGCGTCAGCAGGCGATCAATTTTGTGAAGGTCTGCAAGGGCGAGATGGCGCCGCCGTGTGACGCCGCTGAGGCGCTGGAGGACCTGAAGGTCGCGCGGGAGTATCTTGATCTGTGGAGCCGCCGTTGA
- a CDS encoding Gfo/Idh/MocA family oxidoreductase: MGQMAHLRNYATIPECEVVAIADLREKTGKLVAERYGVPHVYRDYVEMLDTERLDGVAVIQHFSQHAAMLPNVYRRARNVLTEKPLAVSVSAGEGLVNAAREFGCRHMVAYHKRSDPATMHAKAIVDRWRTSNEMGSLRYIRMFVTMPVGDWGCSGFVGMLNGGDPKPPLNAEPPMTDLAADAHKQYLNIVNNYVHQINLMRFFLGESYHVTYAEKTGVLMAVESRTGVPGVIELEPYRTTREWEETVLIAFANGYVRLRLPTPMAVNRAGEVEVFTDPGGDETPRRTVPSLPWVDAMRQQAINFVRVCKGEMAPPCDAAEGLDDLKVVRQYVDLWTRR; encoded by the coding sequence ATGGGGCAGATGGCCCATCTGAGAAACTACGCGACTATCCCGGAGTGTGAAGTCGTGGCCATCGCCGACCTTCGGGAGAAGACGGGCAAGCTCGTCGCTGAACGGTACGGAGTTCCGCACGTATACCGCGACTACGTCGAGATGTTGGACACGGAGCGGCTGGACGGGGTGGCTGTCATCCAGCATTTCAGTCAGCACGCAGCCATGCTGCCCAACGTATACCGGAGGGCCAGGAACGTGTTGACCGAAAAGCCTCTTGCGGTTTCCGTTTCGGCGGGCGAAGGGCTGGTCAACGCCGCCAGAGAGTTCGGCTGCCGGCACATGGTGGCGTATCACAAACGTTCGGACCCGGCAACGATGCACGCCAAGGCCATCGTGGATCGATGGCGGACGTCGAATGAGATGGGATCGTTGCGATACATCCGCATGTTCGTCACGATGCCGGTAGGCGACTGGGGTTGCAGCGGATTCGTCGGGATGCTGAACGGCGGCGACCCCAAGCCTCCGCTGAACGCGGAACCTCCCATGACCGATCTTGCTGCCGACGCCCACAAGCAATACCTGAATATCGTCAACAACTATGTCCATCAGATCAATCTGATGCGTTTTTTCCTGGGCGAGTCGTACCACGTGACCTATGCGGAAAAGACCGGCGTGCTCATGGCCGTTGAAAGCAGGACGGGCGTTCCCGGCGTCATTGAACTCGAACCGTATCGCACCACGCGTGAGTGGGAGGAAACGGTCCTGATCGCTTTCGCCAACGGGTATGTCCGGCTGAGGCTTCCCACTCCCATGGCGGTGAACCGGGCCGGCGAAGTGGAGGTCTTCACCGATCCCGGCGGGGACGAGACGCCGCGACGGACCGTTCCCAGCCTTCCGTGGGTCGATGCGATGCGTCAGCAGGCGATCAATTTCGTGAGGGTCTGCAAGGGCGAGATGGCGCCGCCATGCGACGCCGCTGAGGGCCTCGACGACCTCAAGGTCGTTCGGCAGTACGTTGACCTGTGGACGCGCCGTTGA
- a CDS encoding VCBS repeat-containing protein — MPPLRFQKVLIADERYESAGVFDVDNDGVLDIVSGSYWYPGPHFDRKCKIGNVLPVENEYYDDFSTIGLDINGDGYMDFITGGWWGKTLRWRENPQGDPGKPWPEHVIAETGSIESTRAWDIDGDGIIEIVPNTPGGPLVVYKLVTDGRGRGTGQFAMHVVHDKPQGHGLGCGDVNGDGRLDFILNNGWLEAPADPFGGQWVFHEEFQFGSASVPILVADVNGDGLNDIIVGQGHNYGLDWYEQRIDKGKRTWIKHPIDPFNSQYHDLWWVDLDGDGECELVTGKRYRAHCGHDPGEYDPYGLYYFKWTGEGFAKQVIDYGPIRQATGCGISFQVVDIDGDGRLDIVAPGKDGLYLFRNMGHAQNMGD; from the coding sequence ATGCCGCCACTGAGATTTCAGAAGGTTCTCATTGCCGACGAGCGCTACGAATCGGCCGGCGTCTTTGACGTGGACAACGACGGCGTGCTCGATATCGTCAGCGGATCGTACTGGTATCCGGGCCCGCACTTCGACCGCAAGTGCAAGATCGGAAACGTCTTGCCGGTGGAGAACGAGTACTACGACGATTTTTCGACGATCGGGCTGGACATCAACGGCGACGGGTATATGGATTTCATCACCGGCGGCTGGTGGGGCAAGACGCTCCGCTGGCGGGAGAATCCACAGGGCGATCCGGGCAAGCCATGGCCGGAACACGTCATCGCCGAGACCGGCAGTATCGAGTCGACGCGGGCGTGGGACATCGACGGCGACGGGATCATCGAGATCGTCCCGAACACGCCGGGCGGACCGCTGGTCGTCTACAAGCTCGTCACGGATGGCCGCGGGCGCGGGACGGGCCAGTTTGCCATGCACGTTGTTCATGACAAGCCCCAAGGCCACGGCCTGGGCTGCGGCGACGTCAACGGCGACGGGCGTCTGGACTTTATCCTCAACAACGGTTGGCTGGAAGCTCCGGCCGACCCGTTCGGCGGGCAATGGGTCTTTCACGAGGAGTTCCAATTCGGCAGCGCCAGCGTGCCCATTCTCGTCGCCGACGTCAACGGCGACGGCCTCAACGACATCATCGTCGGCCAGGGCCACAACTACGGCCTCGACTGGTACGAGCAGCGGATCGACAAGGGCAAGCGCACGTGGATCAAGCACCCGATCGACCCGTTCAACAGCCAGTACCACGACCTGTGGTGGGTCGACCTCGACGGTGATGGCGAGTGCGAACTGGTGACGGGCAAACGCTACCGCGCCCACTGCGGGCACGATCCCGGCGAGTACGATCCGTACGGTCTTTACTATTTCAAGTGGACCGGTGAGGGGTTCGCCAAGCAGGTGATCGACTACGGCCCGATCCGCCAGGCCACCGGCTGCGGGATTTCGTTTCAGGTGGTCGATATCGACGGCGACGGCCGGCTGGATATTGTCGCTCCGGGCAAGGACGGGTTATACTTGTTCAGGAACATGGGTCACGCTCAAAACATGGGAGACTGA